From a single Brettanomyces bruxellensis chromosome 7, complete sequence genomic region:
- the LIA1 gene encoding deoxyhypusine hydroxylase (BUSCO:EOG09263JZO), which translates to MAFSDDYFDEESPVEKLRDILCNIDGKQKLARRFRALYSLKAVVERNANDPKKAKEVIDYISECFNHSNSELLKHEVAYVLGQTKNLMSAPVLRERLCDEKEYCMVRHEAAEALGALGDQGSLEVLTKYFKDPKEVEPVRQTCELAIERIKWAHSEERKHEKLQKSLYSSIDPAPPMPLDADGAESVEKLKNLLNDQKAPLFQRYRAIFRLRDIESDEACKALGSSFNDPSALLKHEVAYVFGQIGNPIAVPYLTEVVNRDNEAPMVRHEAAEALGSIASKNVVPVLKEHLNDRDVVVKESAIVALDMYDYENSNEMEYAEIIN; encoded by the coding sequence ATGGCATTTTCAGACGATTATTTTGACGAGGAATCTCCAGTGGAGAAGCTTAGAGACATTCTTTGCAACATCGATGGTAAGCAGAAGCTTGCCAGAAGATTCAGAGCTCTTTACTCTCTTAAGGCTGTTGTCGAGAGAAATGCCAACGACCCAAAGAAGGCCAAGGAGGTTATTGACTACATCAGTGAGTGTTTCAACCACAGCAATTCGGAACTTTTGAAGCACGAAGTTGCATATGTTCTCGGACAGACGAAGAATCTCATGTCTGCACCAGTGCTTAGAGAAAGACTATGCGATGAGAAAGAGTACTGCATGGTGAGACACGAGGCTGCCGAGGCTTTGGGTGCTCTTGGAGACCAGGGATCTCTTGAAGTGCTCACGAAGTACTTCAAAGATCCAAAGGAGGTCGAGCCTGTTAGACAGACTTGCGAGTTGGCCATTGAGAGAATCAAGTGGGCACACTCTGAGGAGAGAAAGCATGAGAAACTGCAGAAGTCGCTATACTCGTCGATCGACCCAGCTCCACCTATGCCTCTTGATGCTGACGGAGCCGAGAGTGTTGAGAAGCTTAAAAATCTCCTTAACGACCAGAAGGCTCCTCTTTTCCAGAGATACAGAGCCATTTTCCGTTTGAGAGACATTGAATCTGATGAGGCTTGCAAGGCTCTTGGATCTTCTTTCAACGATCCTTCTGCTCTTCTCAAGCACGAGGTTGCATACGTTTTCGGTCAGATCGGCAACCCTATTGCTGTTCCATACTTGACTGAGGTTGTCAACAGAGACAACGAAGCTCCTATGGTTAGACACGAGGCTGCCGAGGCTTTGGGTTCTATTGCAAGCAAGAATGTCGTTCCTGTGCTTAAGGAGCATCTTAACGACCGTGATGTTGTCGTTAAGGAGAGTGCGATCGTTGCTCTTGACATGTACGATTACGAGAACTCCAACGAGATGGAGTATGCTGAGATTATCAATTAA
- the CCT5 gene encoding T-complex protein 1 subunit epsilon (BUSCO:EOG09261HM3), with protein sequence MQAPQGGPQRIPMENLSKPIFAQDEMGRPFIIVKDQGNKKREHGIDAVRSHILAARQIAKLLRTSLGPRGLDKILVSPDGDINITNDGATIMSEIQLSNEVAKLLVELSKSQDDEIGDGTTGVVILASSLLDQALDLIEKGIHPIKIANGFDKACKIATENLERIADEVKIDTESVDANLSKDSDLFKAASTSLGSKIVSKCRDKFARMAVESVLNVADLDRRDVDFELIKVDGKLGGSLEDSKVIKGVVLDKDFSHPQMPKQVADAKIAILTCPFEPPKPKTKHKLEVESVEEFKNLQEYEQSTFKRMIEQVKQAGANLVICQWGFDDEANYMLLANELPAVRWVGGSEIEEVAIATKGRIVPRFEDLTPEKLGHAGTVREMALGTTRDRILVIEHCDNPKTVTALIRGSNKMIVDEATRSLHDSLCVVRNLIRDNHVVYGGGSAEISCSLKVAEAADKQQGIDQYAFRAFSQALDVVPTSLAENSGLDPIQVLTSLKAEHVKQKNAYLGVDCLGNGTNDMRQQFVIETLIGKKQQFLLATQLARMVLKINDVIISGKDQY encoded by the coding sequence atgcAGGCACCACAAGGGGGACCCCAAAGGATCCCAATGGAGAATCTTTCGAAGCCGATATTCGCGCAGGATGAAATGGGAAGACCGTTCATCATTGTGAAAGACCAGGGCAATAAGAAACGAGAGCACGGAATCGATGCGGTGCGTTCGCATATCCTTGCAGCAAGACAGATCGCTAAGCTTTTAAGGACGTCGTTGGGCCCGCGGGGCTTGGACAAGATCCTCGTGAGTCCCGATGGAGACATCAACATCACAAATGATGGTGCAACAATCATGTCTGAGATCCAGCTCAGCAATGAAGTGGCTAAGTTGTTGGTGGAGCTCTCAAAGTCACAGGATGACGAGATTGGGGATGGCACGACCGGTGTTGTGATCTTGGCGAGCTCGTTATTGGACCAGGCGCTTGATTTGATCGAGAAAGGAATTCATCCAATCAAGATTGCCAACGGATTCGACAAGGCATGCAAGATTGCAACAGAGAACTTGGAGCGGATCGCAGATGAGGTGAAGATTGACACGGAGAGTGTGGATGCAAACTTGAGCAAAGACTCTGATCTTTTCAAGGCAGCATCGACGTCTTTGGGGTCGAAAATCGTCTCGAAGTGCAGGGACAAGTTTGCAAGAATGGCCGTGGAGAGTGTGCTGAATGTGGCGGACCTAGACCGCCGGGATGTGGACTTTGAGCTCATCAAGGTGGACGGCAAGCTGGGCGGATCGTTGGAGGACTCGAAGGTGATCAAAGGAGTGGTTTTGGACAAGGATTTCTCGCACCCGCAGATGCCAAAGCAAGTGGCAGATGCCAAGATTGCGATCCTCACGTGTCCGTTCGAGCCACCAAAGCCAAAGACCAAGCACAAGCTTGAGGTGGAAAGTGTGGAAGAGTTCAAAAACTTGCAGGAATACGAGCAATCCACCTTCAAGCGGATGATCGAGCAGGTCAAGCAGGCAGGAGCCAACTTGGTGATCTGCCAGTGGGGTTTTGACGACGAGGCCAACTACATGTTGCTTGCAAACGAGCTTCCGGCGGTCCGGTGGGTCGGCGGTTCGGAAATCGAGGAGGTTGCAATTGCCACAAAGGGTCGAATCGTGCCCAGATTCGAGGATCTCACTCCAGAGAAGCTCGGGCATGCCGGAACGGTCCGTGAGATGGCCCTGGGCACAACACGTGACCGCATCCTCGTGATCGAGCACTGCGACAACCCCAAGACCGTCACTGCACTTATCCGCGGCTCAAACAAGATGATTGTGGACGAAGCGACCCGGTCTCTCCACGATTCACTCTGCGTGGTGCGTAACTTGATCCGCGATAACCACGTGGTGTACGGAGGCGGTTCTGCCGAGATATCGTGCTCTTTGAAGGTTGCCGAGGCTGCAGACAAGCAGCAGGGAATCGACCAGTACGCGTTCCGTGCTTTTTCGCAGGCTTTGGACGTGGTTCCAACCTCGTTGGCCGAGAATTCTGGTCTTGATCCAATCCAGGTGCTCACCTCGTTGAAAGCAGAGCATGTCAAGCAGAAAAACGCATATTTGGGCGTGGATTGTCTCGGAAACGGCACAAACGACATGCGGCAGCAGTTTGTCATCGAGACGCTTATTGGAAAGAAGCAGCAGTTCTTGCTTGCCACACAGTTGGCCCGCATGGTGCTCAAGATCAACGATGTTATTATTAGCGGCAAGGATCAGTATTGA
- a CDS encoding uncharacterized protein (BUSCO:EOG092613R2), whose amino-acid sequence MEGRCTADHSAWATEGGNRHLEVQVTKQGCTRWITEEALLKSSNVGENDDVEKTGFIGKEQKETLLYFDRLTTIKSGSWDLRPVVMRLVTDTSDKGLREKVRGLSQGEEAAGTYVPINITKFRPVSRDGGAFVKFRVPDTLDVVQFNRVVMRNVAAKAQRGLAGMLLHPRAFPVKGVPWIEDLARYPSPKLKVEFAGPDLTQENLYALFRRYGAISDIRPPAPDSKALPRHAVVAFRNTRSAVAARQCLSGMRVGATVLHIQYERVVKENAVVQFMSAHTRIMVPLMLALVAALTVAIFDPIRHFFITEKITGAYSLQRSGAYQRMARLFSSTKDRMSKMLSFGGGTRQDGVEWNSVAGMKDERDGAARGMRVWLGENVNSFIVVQGPRGTGKRSLVQERVLAGRDNVLYIDCEAIVKSRKESEFIRSVAGQLGYFPVFPWLTSLSMFTDLAVQGLTGQKSGLSETKETQVKSMLAFAADTMRDIALRGYSATVSSEARGRRDKEGEVEGESRSNSNSKGDAGGPNSITSLTPRTSTSTLRTSTSTSTSTSARVLKEEDYLRQNPGAKPVVVIDRFQAARNGREQYAFVYKQLAQWAASLVALDIAHVIFITDDVGSVQMLASALPGVPLKRTVLSDASAAAAQSYVVGKLTQAGKHDLARAPELRRYTAQLGGRMLDLQMFVRRIQSGDTPHAAYDGLVRQSVEQLTQQLMRAEGGAAGGATGGPAFTQPQAWCVIQQLAAQGQVSFTEIQKHPLFKADPYRALQALESAEIVALQRDRGVIRNVRAAKPLYSAAFAQMVNNKAVYNSMQSDYLKALITQISAKVAGLEDEVARYRGVDNSRIFRVRLDYLAHKIATFTAMISGWESELAGLRDSE is encoded by the coding sequence ATGGAGGGCCGGTGTACGGCCGATCATAGTGCGTGGGCAACAGAGGGTGGGAATAGGCATTTGGAGGTGCAAGTAACAAAACAGGGGTGCACAAGGTGGATTACAGAGGAGGCGTTGCTCAAATCGTCGAACGTGGGGGAAAACGACGACGTGGAGAAGACCGGGTTCATTGGGAAGGAGCAGAAGGAGACTTTGCTGTACTTTGATCGGCTTACAACGATCAAGTCCGGGTCGTGGGACCTAAGGCCGGTGGTGATGAGGCTGGTGACGGACACGTCGGACAAAGGGCTCCGGGAGAAAGTGCGGGGCTTGTCTCAGGGTGAGGAGGCAGCCGGAACGTACGTGCCGATCAACATCACGAAGTTCCGGCCGGTGTCGCGTGACGGCGGGGCGTTTGTGAAGTTCCGGGTGCCCGACACGTTAGACGTGGTGCAGTTCAACCGGGTGGTGATGCGGAACGTGGCGGCGAAAGCGCAACGGGGACTGGCGGGCATGCTGTTGCACCCACGGGCGTTCCCGGTGAAAGGGGTGCCGTGGATCGAGGATTTGGCGCGGTACCCGAGCCCGAAGCTCAAGGTGGAGTTTGCAGGGCCGGACTTGACACAGGAGAACTTGTACGCGCTTTTCCGGCGGTACGGTGCGATTTCGGACATTCGGCCGCCGGCGCCGGACTCGAAGGCACTGCCTCGTCACGCCGTGGTGGCCTTCCGTAATACGCGCAGCGCAGTGGCCGCCCGCCAGTGTCTCAGCGGCATGCGCGTGGGCGCAACCGTACTCCACATTCAGTATGAGCGCGTCGTGAAGGAAAATGCGGTGGTGCAGTTCATGAGTGCGCACACGCGCATAATGGTGCCGCTCATGTTGGCGCTCGTCGCAGCGCTCACAGTCGCGATTTTCGACCCGATCCGCCACTTTTTCATCACAGAGAAAATCACAGGCGCGTACTCGCTCCAGCGCTCGGGTGCGTACCAGCGCATGGCGCGGCTGTTCTCGTCGACAAAAGACCGCATGTCAAAAATGCTCTCTTTTGGCGGGGGCACGCGTCAGGACGGGGTCGAGTGGAACTCGGTTGCCGGCATGAAGGACGAGCGCGACGGCGCGGCGCGCGGCATGCGCGTGTGGCTTGGCGAGAACGTTAACTCGTTTATCGTCGTTCAAGGCCCGCGCGGCACGGGTAAGCGCAGCCTCGTGCAGGAGCGCGTTCTTGCGGGGCGCGACAATGTCCTTTACATCGACTGCGAGGCCATTGTCAAGTCGCGCAAGGAGAGTGAGTTTATCCGCAGCGTTGCCGGGCAATTGGGCTACTTCCCTGTTTTCCCGTGGCTAACTTCATTGTCGATGTTTACTGATTTGGCGGTGCAAGGGTTGACGGGGCAGAAATCGGGGCTGAGTGAGACAAAGGAGACGCAGGTGAAGAGCATGCTTGCTTTTGCTGCGGACACGATGCGAGATATTGCTTTGCGGGGGTATTCTGCGACTGTCTCGAGCGAAGCGAGAGGCAGAAGAGATAAGGAAGGTGAAGTAGAAGGAGAGAGTAGAAGCAATAGTAATAGCAAAGGTGACGCAGGTGGGCCGAACAGCATCACATCTCTTACCCCTCGCACCTCTACATCCACACTTCGCACCTCGACCTCAACCTCAACATCAACTTCCGCCCGTGTTCTCAAGGAGGAGGACTACCTTCGGCAGAACCCCGGCGCCAAGCCCGTTGTGGTTATCGACCGGTTCCAGGCGGCGCGCAACGGGCGTGAGCAGTACGCATTTGTGTACAAGCAGCTTGCGCAGTGGGCGGCGAGCCTTGTGGCGCTGGACATCGCGCACGTGATCTTCATCACAGACGATGTGGGCAGCGTGCAGATGTTGGCGAGCGCGCTTCCCGGTGTGCCGCTCAAGCGCACAGTGCTCTCTGATGCGTCGGCGGCGGCTGCGCAGAGTTATGTAGTGGGCAAGTTAACGCAGGCGGGCAAGCATGACCTGGCGCGGGCGCCCGAGTTGCGGCGCTACACGGCGCAGTTGGGCGGGCGAATGCTGGACCTCCAGATGTTTGTGAGGCGCATCCAGAGCGGCGATACGCCGCATGCCGCCTACGACGGGCTCGTACGCCAGTCCGTCGAGCAGCTCACGCAGCAGCTGATGCGTGCGGAGGGTGGTGCAGCGGGAGGCGCAACGGGGGGCCCTGCGTTCACGCAGCCGCAGGCATGGTGCGTGATTCAGCAGCTCGCGGCGCAAGGCCAGGTCTCTTTCACAGAGATCCAGAAGCACCCGCTCTTCAAAGCGGACCCTTACCGCGCCTTGCAGGCGCTCGAGAGCGCAGAAATCGTCGCGTTGCAGCGCGACAGGGGCGTCATCCGCAATGTGCGCGCCGCCAAGCCGCTCTACAGCGCGGCATTCGCGCAGATGGTCAACAACAAGGCCGTCTATAACTCCATGCAGTCGGACTACTTGAAGGCGCTGATCACGCAGATCTCCGCAAAAGTCGCCGGCTTGGAGGATGAGGTTGCGCGCTACCGCGGCGTGGACAACAGCCGCATTTTCCGCGTGCGCCTCGACTACTTGGCGCACAAGATCGCCACCTTCACAGCTATGATTTCCGGCTGGGAGTCCGAGTTGGCAGGCTTGCGCGATTCCGAGTAG
- a CDS encoding uncharacterized protein (BUSCO:EOG092642UD) — protein MSNATAPCQTVSSSDHESIDSEIEAKAEKIQYAISKHDKKQLRELSVSKYGLVSTELRAKSWPILIGCHLDEEDTDNVEGKSSSPDSVSSRYLARHRDEPQVRKDVDRSFVHFPKAMSEQREKELKQLLSRLIVRMLREVPELNYYQGYHDVASVVAIVYGDDEQVAFKFLYKLTLEYLRDHMLQDVYPTTAQLRLIPGIVLRMDRQLGKIVKIVSPVHAISAIITFFAHDLDNFHHVCLLWDSIFAQRDPALPLYLYSALLVEFKRPILNQLEELEPGFSKNASCQINKDYIHAVLNRAVAQNLNGMDPNAATECIFSAITAAISLEREFPFTKMDCSHSISRFSCLRHRKAAAKMLDLQCAEVRMELGKRHRREKVVRRLKLVTAYGLSVVGSVGKMPLPLKLSLGVGLVTILIGLSTDRNVGNLPHWLSKAGKSTNTALGSILDSLRRR, from the coding sequence ATGAGCAATGCAACAGCTCCATGTCAAACTGTCAGCAGTTCCGACCATGAGAGTATAGATTCAGAGATTGAGGccaaagcagaaaagatCCAATATGCAATCAGCAAGCATGACAAAAAGCAGCTTCGAGAGCTTTCAGTCAGCAAGTATGGACTCGTCAGTACAGAATTAAGAGCTAAATCATGGCCAATTCTAATTGGATGTCATCTAGACGAGGAAGACACAGATAACGTAGAAGGAAAGAGTTCCAGCCCGGATTCGGTGAGTTCGCGTTATCTGGCAAGGCACAGGGATGAGCCGCAGGTACGGAAAGATGTGGACAGGTCATTTGTGCATTTTCCGAAGGCAATGTCCGAacaaagagagaaagaactCAAACAATTGCTAAGCAGGCTTATTGTGAGGATGTTGAGAGAGGTCCCGGAGCTTAATTACTATCAAGGGTACCACGATGTTGCATCTGTGGTAGCAATTGTGTATGGGGATGATGAGCAGGTGGCTTTCAAGTTTTTGTACAAACTCACACTTGAGTATTTGCGAGATCACATGCTTCAGGATGTATATCCCACTACAGCCCAATTGCGTCTTATTCCGGGTATTGTGCTGCGTATGGATAGACAGCTTGGCAAAATTGTGAAAATTGTTTCTCCAGTGCATGCGATCAGTGCGATAATCACCTTTTTTGCACACGATTTGGACAATTTTCACCACGTCTGCCTATTATGGGACTCCATATTTGCTCAAAGAGACCCTGCACTTCCTCTATACCTCTATTCGGCATTGCTTGTCGAGTTTAAGCGGCCGATCCTGAACCAGTTGGAAGAGCTGGAGCCTGGGTTTTCGAAAAATGCCAGCTGCCAAATCAACAAGGACTACATTCATGCAGTTCTAAACCGGGCAGTGGCGCAGAATCTGAACGGAATGGATCCCAATGCGGCAACAGAGTGCATATTTTCGGCAATCACGGCTGCAATAAGTCTCGAAAGGGAATTCCCATTCACCAAAATGGACTGCTCCCATTCCATTTCCAGGTTCTCGTGCCTCAGGCACCGGAAAGCAGCGGCGAAAATGCTCGATTTGCAATGTGCAGAAGTGCGAATGGAACTTGGCAAAAGACATAGGAGGGAAAAAGTCGTTCGCCGCCTCAAATTGGTTACCGCTTATGGCCTGTCAGTTGTAGGAAGTGTGGGCAAAATGCCCCTACCACTAAAGTTATCGTTGGGTGTAGGGCTTGTGACGATTTTGATTGGTCTAAGCACCGATCGGAATGTCGGAAATCTGCCACACTGGCTTTCCAAAGCGGGCAAGAGTACGAACACCGCACTGGGAAGTATTTTGGACAGCCTGAGACGGCGATAG